One region of Nitrospira sp. genomic DNA includes:
- a CDS encoding aspartate kinase has translation MALIVQKYGGTSVGTVERIHRVAERVERAQKGGHQVVVVLSAMSGETDRLLKLAHEVTGAPDERELDMLLSTGERVTIALLAMELRGRGVNARSFTGRQVGIHTDSAHTKARISRVTADRIKEALSAGVIPVVAGFQGINASSDVTTLGRGGSDLTAVALAAALKADRCIIYTDVDGVYTADPNIVPAARRLEKISYEEMLEMASLGAKVLQSRSVEFAAKYSVPVEVNSSFKEGKGTLVTREDADMEGVMVSGVTGDRNQAKITIVGVPDRPGIAARVFGAVANANIVVDMIIQNVSQASTTDISFTVPKADLRNAVDLVQRLSEEIGARSVAVTESIAKVSLIGVGMRSHSGVAAKMFEVLSREGVNIMMISTSEIKISCVIEEKYLELAMRTLHTAFGLDRVSAPALG, from the coding sequence GTGGCGCTGATCGTTCAAAAATACGGGGGAACATCCGTCGGGACGGTCGAACGGATTCATCGTGTCGCCGAACGTGTCGAACGCGCTCAGAAAGGCGGCCACCAGGTGGTGGTGGTGTTGTCGGCCATGAGCGGAGAAACTGATCGACTGCTGAAGTTGGCGCATGAAGTTACCGGTGCGCCTGACGAACGGGAATTGGACATGCTGCTCTCGACGGGGGAGCGGGTGACGATTGCGTTGCTTGCCATGGAACTCCGGGGCCGAGGGGTGAATGCCCGCTCCTTCACGGGACGGCAGGTCGGCATTCACACGGACAGCGCACACACCAAAGCTAGAATTTCACGCGTCACGGCCGATCGAATCAAGGAAGCGTTGTCTGCGGGCGTGATCCCCGTTGTGGCAGGATTCCAGGGCATTAACGCCAGCTCGGATGTCACGACGCTGGGCCGGGGCGGGTCCGATCTAACAGCCGTTGCGCTGGCAGCGGCGCTCAAGGCCGACCGCTGCATTATTTATACGGATGTGGATGGTGTCTACACTGCCGATCCGAACATCGTGCCGGCTGCGCGGCGTCTGGAGAAGATCTCCTACGAAGAGATGTTGGAAATGGCCAGCCTCGGCGCCAAGGTGCTGCAGAGTCGCTCGGTAGAGTTTGCGGCCAAGTACTCCGTGCCGGTAGAGGTCAATTCAAGTTTCAAAGAAGGAAAGGGAACGCTCGTGACACGTGAAGATGCCGATATGGAAGGGGTCATGGTGTCGGGTGTGACGGGGGACCGCAATCAGGCCAAGATTACGATTGTTGGTGTGCCGGATCGGCCAGGGATCGCCGCGCGCGTGTTCGGGGCCGTGGCCAATGCCAACATCGTGGTGGATATGATCATCCAAAACGTCAGCCAGGCCTCCACAACCGACATTTCGTTCACGGTTCCCAAAGCCGATTTGCGCAATGCCGTCGATCTCGTCCAGCGCCTGTCCGAAGAGATCGGCGCCCGATCCGTGGCTGTGACGGAATCCATCGCCAAGGTGTCGCTCATCGGGGTGGGTATGCGGTCGCATTCCGGAGTGGCGGCAAAAATGTTTGAGGTGCTCTCCCGCGAAGGCGTGAACATTATGATGATCAGCACGTCGGAAATTAAGATTTCCTGTGTCATCGAGGAAAAGTATTTGGAATTGGCCATGCGCACGCTTCATACGGCGTTCGGCCTGGATCGGGTTTCGGCGCCTGCCCTGGGCTAA
- a CDS encoding citramalate synthase — protein MPSLTAAQASALEIYDTTLRDGAQAEDVSFSVEDKLRVAQQLDDLGVHFIEGGWPGANPKDIEFFRMVKTIPFKNATIVAFGSTRKASNSVRKDKNLQELLASGTPTITLFGKSWSFQVTDALGIALAKNLELIEDSIHYLRSKDRRVFYDAEHFFDGYKANPDYALQTIRRAIAGGAERVILCDTNGGTMPWEIREICRIVKQECPVPLGIHAHNDSEMAVANSLVAVESGILQVQGTINGIGERCGNANLCSIIPNLQLKMQRPALGNKLTHLKDVSGFVTEIANLMPNKRQPYVGDAAFAHKGGVHIHAVLKNAATYEHIDPAAVGNRRRILVSDYAGRSGLLEKVEAYGISLNKNHAKLQELVETLKERESQGYQFEGAEGSFELLMRKAMGSHRPSFQLLGFRVIVEKKQEHGLLLSEATVMVKVGEVVEHTAAVGAGPVNALDHALRKALEKFYPQLREVKLLDYKVRVLSADKGTESKVRVLIESGDHKDKWGTVGVSENIMEASWQALADSIEYKLLLADR, from the coding sequence GTGCCGTCTCTCACGGCGGCGCAAGCATCTGCGCTCGAAATCTACGATACCACCTTGCGGGATGGCGCTCAGGCGGAGGATGTCAGTTTCTCCGTGGAGGATAAGCTTCGTGTGGCGCAACAACTGGATGACCTCGGTGTGCATTTCATCGAGGGGGGATGGCCGGGTGCAAATCCGAAAGACATCGAGTTCTTTCGTATGGTCAAGACTATTCCCTTCAAGAATGCGACCATCGTAGCGTTCGGTTCGACTCGGAAAGCCAGCAACTCGGTTCGAAAAGATAAAAACCTTCAAGAATTGCTCGCGTCCGGTACTCCAACCATCACGCTCTTCGGTAAGAGTTGGTCGTTTCAAGTAACGGATGCATTGGGCATTGCGCTCGCCAAGAATTTGGAGTTGATCGAAGACTCGATTCACTACTTGCGCTCCAAGGATCGTCGGGTCTTCTATGACGCCGAACATTTTTTCGACGGATACAAGGCGAATCCAGACTATGCCTTGCAGACGATTCGCAGAGCGATTGCCGGGGGCGCCGAGCGGGTCATTCTCTGTGATACCAACGGCGGGACCATGCCGTGGGAAATCCGTGAAATTTGCCGTATTGTGAAGCAGGAATGTCCTGTACCCTTGGGGATTCATGCGCACAACGACAGCGAAATGGCGGTGGCAAACTCGCTCGTCGCCGTGGAGTCGGGCATTCTGCAGGTGCAGGGGACGATCAACGGAATCGGTGAGCGATGCGGCAATGCCAATCTCTGCTCCATCATTCCAAATCTACAGTTGAAAATGCAGCGGCCTGCGCTCGGCAACAAGCTGACGCACCTGAAGGATGTATCCGGGTTTGTGACGGAGATCGCCAACCTGATGCCCAATAAGCGGCAACCCTACGTCGGGGATGCGGCCTTTGCGCACAAGGGCGGCGTGCATATTCATGCGGTGCTCAAGAATGCGGCGACCTACGAACACATCGATCCTGCAGCGGTGGGAAACCGTCGTCGGATCTTGGTCTCGGATTATGCGGGGCGCAGCGGGCTCCTGGAAAAGGTTGAAGCGTACGGCATTTCGCTGAACAAGAATCACGCAAAGTTGCAAGAACTGGTCGAGACGCTCAAGGAACGCGAAAGCCAAGGGTACCAATTTGAAGGTGCGGAGGGATCGTTTGAGCTGCTGATGCGCAAAGCCATGGGCAGCCATCGTCCGTCCTTTCAGCTGCTCGGCTTCCGGGTGATTGTCGAGAAGAAGCAGGAGCACGGTCTGCTGTTGTCGGAGGCCACCGTGATGGTGAAGGTCGGGGAGGTCGTCGAGCATACGGCCGCTGTCGGGGCCGGTCCCGTGAATGCCCTCGACCATGCGCTCCGTAAAGCCTTGGAGAAGTTCTATCCGCAACTTCGTGAAGTGAAGCTTCTGGACTATAAGGTCCGTGTGCTCTCTGCGGATAAGGGGACGGAATCGAAGGTGCGCGTTCTCATTGAGTCGGGTGATCACAAGGACAAGTGGGGCACCGTCGGTGTGTCGGAAAACATCATGGAAGCGAGCTGGCAGGCACTGGCGGACAGCATCGAGTATAAATTGCTGCTCGCGGATCGTTAG
- a CDS encoding integration host factor subunit alpha, giving the protein MRKADIANEIFKQVGVSKNDAADIVELVLNLLKGVLQKGDAVKIAGFGNFVVRSKGARKGRNPRTGEEIGITPRRVVTFRPSQVFKKYVNS; this is encoded by the coding sequence ATGAGAAAGGCGGATATCGCGAACGAAATCTTCAAGCAGGTCGGAGTATCCAAGAACGATGCAGCCGATATCGTCGAACTCGTGCTCAATCTGCTGAAGGGAGTGCTACAAAAAGGTGACGCGGTCAAAATTGCAGGATTCGGGAATTTTGTAGTACGAAGCAAAGGGGCTCGCAAGGGACGGAACCCGCGAACCGGAGAAGAAATCGGGATTACTCCCCGGCGAGTGGTCACGTTTCGGCCCAGTCAGGTATTTAAAAAGTACGTCAATTCCTAA
- a CDS encoding MerR family transcriptional regulator — MGNEPRLGSKVFYKIGEVSKISKLPAYVLRFWESEFSFLRPKKSRGNQRLYVQKDVDTVLEIKRMLYDEGHTLAGVKRYWARRGRVTVKKLSSRKELAQRVRGDLQAIIRMIDSHSS, encoded by the coding sequence ATGGGGAATGAGCCCAGACTGGGAAGCAAAGTCTTTTACAAAATCGGCGAAGTCAGCAAGATTTCCAAACTGCCGGCTTATGTCTTGCGGTTTTGGGAATCGGAGTTTAGCTTCCTGAGACCGAAGAAGAGCCGCGGCAATCAGCGGCTCTATGTGCAGAAAGATGTCGATACGGTGCTGGAGATCAAGCGCATGCTCTATGACGAGGGGCATACGCTGGCCGGGGTGAAGCGGTACTGGGCTCGTCGAGGACGAGTCACTGTGAAGAAGCTGAGCTCGCGGAAAGAACTGGCACAACGTGTCAGAGGCGACCTCCAGGCGATCATTAGAATGATCGATTCTCATTCGTCGTGA
- the surE gene encoding 5'/3'-nucleotidase SurE has translation MARVRILVTNDDGIASPGIHAVAAALGALGEVWIVAPDRERTAVGHAVTLHKPLRITKMAPRVFMVNGTPVDCVNLALVKVLPGRPSLIVSGINRGVNLGDDVMYSGTVSGALEGTILGIPSIAVSQEGDETFRFDVGAQYAARVAAEVLRHGLPPETILNVNIPNAPVRSIKGVKVTCLSRRRFNNPVVEKVDPRGRKYYWIAGTRQSWSREKDADHEALEQRMVSVTPIHLDTTHHEVLEQFKAWERPLSKPSALPTPPKPRARRRAQA, from the coding sequence GTGGCGCGTGTACGGATTCTTGTGACGAATGACGATGGCATTGCGTCTCCCGGGATTCACGCGGTCGCGGCGGCGTTGGGTGCATTGGGGGAAGTGTGGATCGTCGCACCCGATCGGGAGCGGACAGCCGTCGGGCATGCGGTCACGTTGCATAAGCCGCTTCGTATTACCAAGATGGCACCCCGTGTCTTCATGGTGAACGGGACACCTGTGGACTGTGTCAACTTGGCTCTGGTGAAGGTATTGCCGGGGCGGCCGTCGTTGATCGTCTCGGGGATTAATCGAGGGGTCAATCTCGGCGATGATGTGATGTATTCCGGCACCGTGTCGGGGGCTCTGGAAGGAACGATTCTGGGCATCCCCTCGATCGCTGTGTCTCAAGAGGGTGACGAGACGTTCCGGTTCGATGTCGGAGCGCAGTATGCGGCTCGAGTGGCTGCCGAGGTATTGCGGCATGGATTGCCGCCGGAAACGATCCTGAACGTGAATATTCCGAATGCTCCGGTCCGGTCGATCAAGGGGGTGAAAGTGACCTGCTTGAGTCGGCGTCGTTTCAACAACCCCGTCGTTGAAAAAGTCGATCCGAGGGGCCGGAAGTATTACTGGATCGCCGGGACGCGTCAGTCGTGGAGTCGTGAGAAAGATGCCGATCACGAAGCGTTGGAGCAGCGCATGGTGTCCGTGACCCCGATCCACCTGGATACGACCCACCATGAAGTGCTGGAACAGTTCAAGGCGTGGGAGCGGCCGCTCTCGAAACCGTCTGCGCTTCCGACACCGCCGAAGCCACGCGCAAGAAGGAGAGCCCAGGCGTGA
- a CDS encoding DedA family protein, with product MTGLIEWLIEVLGRFVIATISTFGYTGIVITMAIESACIPLPSEIIMPFSGYLVSTGQFSMWGVAFAGAIGNVLGSLVAYYVGVWGGRPFVERYGRYFLVSQHDVDVADRWFAKHGEAAVLIGRLLPVVRTFISLPAGIARMDIKKFVLYSFVGALPFCYALAYVGLKMGEHWNELHQYFHHADLVIGLCLAVGLGYFLWSHWPKRRPSME from the coding sequence GTGACCGGCCTCATCGAGTGGTTGATCGAAGTGCTCGGCCGGTTCGTGATCGCCACGATTTCGACCTTCGGCTATACGGGTATTGTCATTACGATGGCGATCGAAAGTGCCTGTATCCCACTGCCGAGTGAAATCATCATGCCGTTTTCCGGCTACCTGGTCTCCACCGGACAATTTTCAATGTGGGGCGTAGCCTTCGCCGGCGCGATCGGCAATGTGCTCGGGTCCCTGGTCGCGTACTACGTCGGGGTATGGGGAGGGCGGCCGTTTGTCGAACGCTATGGCCGGTATTTCCTGGTCTCGCAGCACGATGTGGACGTGGCCGACCGGTGGTTTGCGAAACATGGGGAGGCCGCGGTGTTGATCGGCCGGCTGCTACCCGTTGTGCGAACGTTCATCTCTCTCCCGGCGGGAATTGCCCGCATGGACATCAAAAAGTTCGTGCTGTATTCATTCGTGGGCGCGCTTCCCTTCTGTTATGCGTTAGCCTATGTGGGACTGAAGATGGGGGAGCACTGGAATGAGTTGCACCAGTATTTCCATCACGCGGATCTGGTGATCGGGTTGTGTCTTGCCGTGGGCCTCGGGTATTTTCTCTGGTCCCACTGGCCGAAGCGTCGTCCGTCTATGGAGTAA
- a CDS encoding cysteine--tRNA ligase encodes MMLRLYNTLTGSKEPFEPLVPRKVRMYVCGVTVYDYCHIGHARSALVFDVLRRYLEYSGFVVEFAKNFTDVDDKIIKRANEQGVSCEHVTTTYINAYYEDMEKLGVRRATLEPRATEHIADIVRLVDTLLTKGMAYRVDGDVYFQVDRYPVYGRLSKRNVDDLQAGARVDVDERKRHPMDFALWKGSKPGEPSWDSPWGPGRPGWHIECSAMAMRHLGETFDIHGGGMDLIFPHHENEIAQSCGATGKEFARYWVHNGFVQINQEKMSKSLGNFFTIREIFQKSEWPDTVTGEMLRYFLLTTHYRSPLDFSDQSLKEAKNALNGFYDLFERLNESAPVHSAGDQPMRDAMVRTRAAFVAAMDDDLNTPNALAALQMLRGETNKALEAGLSGEMRRMVRQEFRALGIVLGLLQTDTWRFKIQRQQPASGGAEASTDALSDEDIAGKLAARLAAKRSKNYQLADQLRAELASHGITIEDRPDGTSRWKR; translated from the coding sequence ATCATGTTGCGTCTCTACAATACCCTGACCGGAAGCAAAGAGCCGTTCGAACCATTGGTGCCCCGCAAGGTCCGCATGTATGTGTGCGGGGTGACGGTGTACGACTATTGCCACATCGGACATGCCCGGAGTGCGCTGGTGTTCGACGTGTTGCGCCGGTATCTGGAATACTCAGGTTTCGTCGTCGAGTTTGCCAAGAACTTCACGGATGTCGATGACAAGATCATCAAGCGGGCGAATGAACAGGGTGTGAGCTGCGAGCACGTCACCACCACCTACATCAACGCCTACTACGAGGATATGGAGAAGCTCGGTGTACGCCGCGCGACGCTCGAACCCAGAGCGACGGAACATATTGCCGACATTGTGCGGCTTGTCGACACGTTGCTCACTAAGGGGATGGCGTATCGTGTCGACGGGGATGTCTATTTCCAGGTCGATCGGTATCCGGTGTACGGCCGGCTCTCGAAGCGGAACGTCGATGACTTGCAAGCAGGAGCGCGTGTGGATGTCGATGAGCGGAAACGTCACCCGATGGATTTCGCACTCTGGAAAGGCAGCAAGCCCGGTGAGCCTTCGTGGGATAGTCCTTGGGGCCCGGGCCGTCCCGGCTGGCATATTGAATGTTCCGCGATGGCCATGCGGCATCTTGGTGAAACATTCGATATCCATGGCGGGGGGATGGATCTCATTTTCCCGCACCACGAAAATGAGATCGCGCAATCCTGCGGGGCCACGGGCAAGGAATTCGCGCGGTATTGGGTGCACAACGGGTTTGTTCAGATCAATCAAGAGAAGATGTCCAAGTCGCTCGGTAATTTTTTTACCATTCGCGAAATCTTTCAGAAGTCGGAATGGCCTGACACGGTGACCGGCGAGATGCTGCGCTATTTCCTGCTCACGACGCACTATCGAAGTCCGTTGGATTTTTCCGATCAGAGTCTGAAGGAAGCGAAAAACGCACTCAACGGATTCTACGATCTCTTTGAGCGGCTGAATGAATCCGCTCCGGTCCATAGTGCAGGCGATCAGCCGATGCGGGATGCGATGGTGCGGACGCGCGCGGCGTTTGTGGCCGCCATGGACGATGATCTGAATACGCCCAACGCGCTGGCGGCCTTGCAGATGTTGCGAGGGGAGACCAACAAAGCTCTCGAAGCCGGACTGTCCGGTGAGATGCGGCGGATGGTGCGGCAAGAGTTCCGGGCCTTAGGAATCGTCCTGGGGCTCCTCCAAACCGACACCTGGCGATTTAAAATTCAACGGCAGCAGCCAGCATCCGGCGGAGCGGAGGCATCTACGGACGCCCTGTCAGACGAGGACATTGCCGGCAAGCTAGCCGCACGTCTGGCCGCAAAGCGATCGAAGAATTACCAACTCGCCGACCAGTTGCGAGCAGAGTTGGCCTCCCATGGCATTACGATTGAGGACCGCCCGGATGGCACCAGTCGATGGAAGCGATAA
- the rlmB gene encoding 23S rRNA (guanosine(2251)-2'-O)-methyltransferase RlmB: MAPVDGSDNSLDVIYGLHAVREALRAGVRPIQRLLVLGTDRQFGEIARLAREQRVPVRVEPRAALDRLVPSGHHQGVVGVVAAKAYAESDDILASAHVEGRTPLLVLLDGVEDPHNLGAILRTAEASGVQGVFIPERRAVGLTSVVAKASAGAVDYMPVGRVPNLSRLIERLQNAGIWVYALDAEAPKAYTELDFSGPVALVFGGEGTGVRPGVRDACDEAAHIPMLGKVSSLNVSASAAIVLYEALRQRREGAGKKP, encoded by the coding sequence ATGGCACCAGTCGATGGAAGCGATAACTCGCTGGATGTGATCTACGGCCTCCACGCCGTGCGTGAAGCGCTTCGCGCCGGGGTTCGTCCGATCCAACGTCTCCTCGTGTTGGGAACCGATCGACAGTTCGGGGAAATTGCGCGTCTGGCCCGCGAGCAGCGTGTGCCGGTGCGAGTCGAACCGCGGGCTGCGTTGGATCGACTGGTTCCTTCAGGTCACCACCAGGGGGTGGTGGGTGTGGTTGCCGCTAAAGCCTATGCGGAGTCCGACGATATTCTCGCTTCCGCGCACGTTGAAGGGCGGACGCCACTGCTGGTCCTGTTGGACGGCGTGGAAGACCCGCACAACCTTGGGGCGATTCTGCGGACGGCCGAAGCGTCGGGCGTGCAAGGCGTCTTTATTCCGGAACGCCGCGCAGTGGGGCTGACAAGTGTGGTGGCAAAGGCCTCTGCCGGGGCGGTCGATTACATGCCCGTCGGGCGTGTGCCGAATCTGTCGCGCTTGATCGAACGTCTTCAAAATGCAGGCATTTGGGTCTATGCGTTGGATGCCGAGGCTCCAAAGGCCTATACCGAGCTCGATTTCAGCGGCCCGGTGGCACTCGTGTTCGGCGGGGAAGGAACTGGGGTTCGTCCAGGGGTGCGTGACGCCTGCGATGAGGCCGCCCACATTCCCATGCTGGGGAAAGTCAGCTCGCTTAATGTCTCGGCATCAGCAGCCATCGTGCTGTATGAGGCATTGCGTCAACGTCGGGAAGGTGCGGGGAAGAAGCCGTAA